In the Ferrimicrobium sp. genome, TTGTACTTCTTCAAGGTGATGGTGACGGTCTTGTCGTTGTTGGAATAGACCGGTGGGTTAGCTAGGGAGAGGCTGGGGTTCAGTTCAGCCTTGTTGCCGACACCGAAGAAGTAGAGAGGGCGGTACAAAAGATATTGGAGCTGCCCATTCGCAACCGAGAAATCAGCACCGGGCATGAGCGGGAAGATGTAGTTTGGGTTAGCCCCAGGAGCCTCCGCAAAATAGGCGGTC is a window encoding:
- a CDS encoding ABC transporter substrate-binding protein → MKQRGRRRSVVIVGTTTAAALLLAACGSSSSTSVNTASGQTRVKGGTAYFAEAPGANPNYIFPLMPGADFSVANGQLQYLLYRPLYFFGVGNKAELNPSLSLANPPVYSNNDKTVTITLKKY